In a single window of the Diabrotica undecimpunctata isolate CICGRU chromosome 11, icDiaUnde3, whole genome shotgun sequence genome:
- the LOC140452837 gene encoding uncharacterized protein has protein sequence MTDTCKGLEPFSFQGNNISHEWKFWKQKFQLFLTASGKSEKPDHIIIAILLNQLGDEGLKIFNTFEYENVGDDQKYNVVLCKFDTYCSPLKNLIYEHFKFFKRDQLQNESIDQFVTALKQLASTCEFKEKDTLILDRIVLGTHDLRIQEKLLQCADLKLAQAIDICRAMENSAVTQREISKESESVSVVKKRNEENRPGSTGQSRYGSKYKKEQSTSHKVTDKNTGHYRKFCPDNNNKVHEINDNDSSCSNSDTDLTDEQVLVWTVNEINPNSSEWFQKIMINGKESILKVDTGSEVNILNSSDFKNLNIDYKMLENTNSSLSSYTGHVINVVDNDKQKSLLGLKAARDFQIVCDQPSVSMIDNETNHIINSYKSIFSGVGMVNRYFNITLSSDAVPFISGTRKIPLAIRSQVKDKLDDMVRKNLIVPVSEPTEWQNPIVVVPKNKGSDIRICMDPVYLNKYVKRERFPIPTQDTLFAKLSGANYFTLLDASSAFLQLPLNYESSLLCTFTTPFGRYRYLRLPYGLTCAPEIFQKYMSELLDSHQISNIGISPDHDKTEAITKMAPPSNKKELQRFLGTIVYLAKFIPNLSEHTSPLRCLLSSKNEWHWGHNEQACFDKLKNLVASATTLHYFNPDKKTILSVDASPYGLGAMVSQDGFPIEFASVSLTPTQRRYNHIEKELLGIVYGCERFSFYLYGIDFEIETDHRPLLGLLKKPLDEMSPRIQRLAMQLMRYKFSLKYVPGKNLKVPDNLSRDPLNKTINPNFIDDENSLKVYSIVATSKENEKRLQNAIDTDPSLQKVKYYVLNGWPEHKSSVPSEVKKFWLPELKSGQQILLQEKKRKWNPGVVVAKKGSRDYMVKVNDTDYRRNRHYLRPVRSEAQQHANANCEQAYMKTSHENDIVTTGRTSMGNMRTVLCPDVPDDTRDCKTNKTIKDIDVPSTSNRTSPINDINLPSTSYSTSPGLKTSRSGRVIRPPDRFTY, from the exons ATGACAGATACTTGTAAAGGCTTAGAACCGTTTAGTTTCCAAGGAAATAATATTTCTCACGAGTGGAAATTTTGGAAGCAAAAGTTCCAGTTATTTTTAACAGCCTCCGGCAAAAGTGAAAAACCAGACCACATAATAATCGCTATTCTCCTAAATCAGCTGGGAGATGAAGGGCTAAAGATATTCAATACCTTCGAGTATGAAAATGTTGGAGATGATCAGAAGTACAATGTTGTTTTGTGTAAGTTTGATACATACTGCAGCCCTCTTAAGAATTTAATTTATGaacattttaaattctttaaaagagatcaattacaaaatgaaagTATCGATCAGTTTGTAACTGCCTTGAAACAATTGGCATCAACATGTGAGTTTAAAGAAAaggatactttaattttggacagGATTGTTTTGGGTACACATGATCTacgaattcaagaaaaattattacaatgtGCTGATTTAAAACTAGCACAAGCTATAGACATCTGTAGGGCTATGGAAAATAGTGCTGTTACTCAacgtgaaatatccaaagaaagtgAAAGTGTTAGTGTTgtgaagaaaagaaatgaagaaaacagaCCTGGATCTACAGGACAGTCAAGGTATGGTTCAAAGTATAAGAAGGAGCAGTCTACAAGCCACAAAGTTACTGACAAAAATACAG GACACTACCGTAAATTTTGTCCTGATAATAACAACAAAGTCCATGAAATCAATGATAACGATAGTAGTTGTAGCAATTCTGACACTGATTTAACTGATGAACAGGTACTAGTGTGGACTGTTAATGAAATTAATCCGAACTCTTCAGAATGGTTCCAAAAAATCATGATTAATGGTAAAGAGAGTATTTTAAAAGTTGATACTGGAAGTGAAGTCAATATATTGAACAgtagtgattttaaaaatttaaatattgattataaAATGCTTGAAAATACTAATAGTTCATTATCTAGCTATACTGGACATGTTATTAATGTTGTTG ATAATGATAAACAAAAATCTCTATTAGGCCTAAAGGCAGCAAGAGACTTtcaaattgtttgtgatcagccTAGTGTTAGTATGATAGATAATGAAACAAATCATATTATAAATAGTTATAAGAGCATTTTTTCAGGTGTAGGAATGGTCAACAggtattttaatataactttatcTAGTGATGCAGTGCCATTCATAAGTGGGACACGAAAAATTCCACTGGCTATAAGGAGCCAAGTTAAAGATAAACTTGATGATATGGTACGTAAAAACCTTATTGTACCAGTTAGTGAACCCACAGAATGGCAAAATCCTATTGTAGTTGTTCCGAAAAATAAGGGATCTGATATTAGAATATGTATGGATCCTGTGtatctaaataaatatgttaaaagagaAAGGTTTCCAATTCCTACTCAAGATACTTTATTTGCTAAGCTTTCAGGGGCTAATTATTTCACATTATTAGATGCGTCATCTGCTTTTCTTCAGTTGCCTTTGAATTATGAAAGTTCACTTTTATGTACTTTTACTACACCTTTTGGTCGTTATAGATATCTGAGATTACCATATGGCCTTACCTGTGCacctgaaatttttcaaaaatatatgtctGAACTTTTAGATA GTCATCAGATTAGTAATATTGGCATTTCACCTGATCATGATAAAACAGAAGCTATTACAAAAATGGCAccaccaagtaataaaaaagaattacaacgTTTTTTGGGAACCATAGTATATCTTGCAAAATTTATACCAAACCTGTCAGAACACACTAGTCCTCTAAGATGTTTACTTTCTAGTAAAAATGAGTGGCATTGGGGACATAATGAACAGGCATGTTTTGATAAACTAAAGAATCTTGTGGCGTCAGCCACTACTTTGCATTATTTTAACCCTGACAAAAAGACCATACTCTCTGTTGATGCCAGCCCATATGGTTTGGGGGCCATGGTCTCGCAAGATGGGTTTCCAATTGAATTTGCATCAGTGTCATTAACTCCAACCCAAAGGAGGTATAACCACATTGAAAAGGAGCTTCTTGGTATAGTGTATGGATGTGAAAGATTTTCATTCTATCTTTATGGCATAGATTTTGAAATAGAGACAGACCACAGACCTCTTTTAGGTTTGTTAAAAAAACCTTTAGATGAAATGTCACCTAGGATCCAAAGACTGGCAATGCAATTAATGAGATATAAATTTTCACTCAAATATGTTCCTGGTAAAAATCTCAAAGTTCCTGACAATTTAAGTAGAGATCCTTTGAATAAAACCATAAATCCTAATTTTATAGATGatgaaaatagtttaaaagtgTATTCTATTGTAGCAAcatcaaaagaaaatgaaaaaagattgCAAAATGCAATTGATACTGACCCatctttacaaaaagttaaatattatgttttaaatgGGTGGCCTGAGCATAAAAGCTCTGTACCTTCTGAGGTGAAAAAATTCTG GTTACCAGAATTAAAATCAGGACAACAAATTTTACTTcaagaaaagaaaaggaaatggaACCCTGGAGTGGTTGTGGCAAAGAAAGGATCAAGGGATTACATGGTTAAAGTAAATGATACTGATTATAGACGTAATAGACACTATCTTAGACCTGTACGGTCAGAAGCACAGCAACATGCAAATGCAAATTGTGAGCAAGCATATATGAAAACTAGTCATGAAAATGATATTGTGACTACTGGAAGGACAAGTATGGGAAATATGAGAACAGTTCTTTGTCCAGATGTACCTGATGATACAAGAGACTGTAAAACAAATAAGACTATCAAAGATATTGATGTACCTTCAACATCTAATAGAACATCACCCATCAATGACATTAATCTACCTTCTACATCATACAGTACTTCACCTGGTTTGAAAACCTCCAGAAGTGGTAGAGTCATTCGCCCTCCTGATAGATTTACCTATTGA